atgcatagaatgtatattttatgtaatgtaggtactccaagtgactagtatggcaatttaggatagttaaatacggtctgcgtaccgttatatctttgaatgtaaagttttaaatatggtctgcgaaccatggaaattttgatgtaattttattattttcaagtatttctaagtttagaactttaagttagcatttgaacgaagattcaagacgatgccaagctaacaaggaggtgatgaagattggatgcttcaagacaagatgttttgggccatactagatcaccatttatttacgcacttctatatatatatatatatatatatatatatatatatatatatatatatatatatatatatatatatatatatatatatatatatattatgcgtgaatgtatgaatgtatgtatgctttgcataaacaggttgtttcatatgactcgattagattaagttcactaaataatcgaaccaacatagaaacaactaggtccaagtaatattgagttttaaaaattgccttccaaatcaacacttacaaaaatctagggatctaagatagtaggtttacgctaaagcgaggtcctattttagttgacttaggtggtaaggcgtcctaaaggagcatgttgattgtggtttcaactcaaacaacaatggtattatgttgtggcaatgggataaattgtggcattaatttattaaccaaaagtaatttggagattactagcaataggttttgcttacctaaaatcttaaactacttaagacatgctaaagctgcttaaggatttaggacttttggggtcttggaatcgtttcattcattttggaccatgtttttgctttttgcataaatgaatgtttaatagcttagatgattgcgtgaatgcttttatttcaagttattaaagtatgataaatgttttctttgctagttcattctgTAGAATAGtacatcttcaaccttattgcgttcggacaatagaactgcgatatttcctcgatcgattggtaactatttttgagagcgattctcaatggaaaggagaatgagagcgtatcttgaatgctattttcttatagtgatcttcatggttgttttcaaactaaaaatttgaatggtagaccaattatattggacctcatatattcagaatactgggtagttttgaaataatgaagtattgagttaaagactcatgtataaccaatggttaacaaccaattttcttttgattcgataatgaactagactcattggatgcggtcattcaaagtgaataaaagaaagggactttgtacgcataacaaagtaagaagatcaagcaaagagtaatatctttaggactataagaaaacgtgctagaaaggataggaaagaggaacaaaagaaatgaattcaatattcaatttctacctaaaagtttgtgttaaagagaaatgacttagcaaataaactcatatggtattagattaccgcttgaggttctaaacacttgttaagaactcaaattccgggagctaagtctggttattgacctacaagtaggaaatgaagcaaagttgtgctacattaattgtaggatcatcgtgtttgttttaaagtccttctaaaggctggaacttaatggtattatgttccattaatcatcataatcaatttatgtttggacaacggaaagactcacattcaaagtaaacaaaaaccttcgttaagtgtttatttgaatgaaatggtcatttaagggttgagtcatatgattgattaataaacaaacgaatctcttcacactcaaacttcagaaggttcaaatcctgtgatccctaatccaggtcattgaaaggtggacgaccaatgactaatgaagattagattgcaagtagattacttagttctgtttcttgaactagagtgactggatgtctgaattttttgcatagatacttattggatcttgtatcggattgaccatgagaacactttaagagattaaagtcatgtcataggtagttctcattaatggtgattagaaaccgttcctcagaacatgagcgattatgtctgctcgtttgagaattagtttgctttgatactagctaaacgtcgcaccgtaaaaagaggctataaaagcagttattgggcgtactatgaatcaaagtgagtgttcatagattgcaagaatggattgtcctcctatctttgataggatatggtgttgttgtgtaacaaggcctctcggagagttagatactgtaaaatgcatggccgtgctcagaatggttaggcttaaccttctgcaaaagtttgacagttgaactctgtaatccgagaaacacttatggacctaataaggatggcttggatcttaccttatgttcagtaagtaacactaagttacaaaggaatgtggatgcacacttgtctgaatgacaagtgggagattgaaggaaatatgtccttcacccaaggtgcattaagtctaataccaaggttcagattaattgcgaacaattaattcagtgagatcaagtgatcggaacagctagctggagcaatgcttccgatcagtgagttctaatgaatattaagctcacaacttactcttgactgaacctacaaggtcacaccaatggcatgtaacagatcaccggattaaatgaatcggaaattcatttaatatcttttcgggaattagttcggaaaaacataatatacgatatgacgttggatcagaatcgtatatcgtatcgcgaatattcgtaagctgggcaaaacgaataatcgtatcgtacgacgatgATTCATCGAATACGATaggataaataatagccgtaaggtattagtcgcgaatacgagtcGTAATGGaattgccggcccgtcgagccaagcacgcatgCGCGcgaggcccaacgagccagcaagatTGCGCGCAGCAAGGAGCCAGCCCGCGGCACTGCATGTGCGCGCAGTTGGGCAGCAGCGCAACAAGCAAGCAGCAAGGCCCGCGACCCACTGCTGCGTTGCTTGGTTGTTGCACACATGGGCTTCGGTGagtgtaggcttgtgtggccggTTAGGGCTTGTGCCTTAGCCGGTTACACAAgatataaccttagggttatattccacactTACTAGTTGTTTTTCCAATTAGAAAACCTAATTTAGAatacacacatcaaaccctaaggaagagagagaaaaccttaaattctctcttagcctccatggatgggttcttcccaaaagcacaaactcttgaatgattgtctaagctacgattatcaagacggatctgaacatgccggtgaaccaagtagaggaacgacaagtggagttctttgttcgtgttcgttgacagattattgacgcttcgaatgtaagtttgcttaatctgtgctttatacatgattcctggctttggggattgttccgcacatgttattatgtttaactgtattcccctacacaaaGCAAACAAGTAAGGTGAGATTGGATCACCTTGTCTTAAACCCTTCTTTGCAGGAATTGGTTTTGTGGGGCAACCATTAATAAGAATAGAATATGAGACAGAATAAAGGCATTGCATCACCCAATTCACAAACTTTGCAGGAAAACCCAACTCAGAAAGCATAGTCTTCAAGAAAGGCCATTCCAAAGAGTCATAAGCTTTTTTCAGGTCCACCTTGATCATGCACCTAGGAGAAACATATTTCCTGGAGTAGCACTTCACCAGTTCACAAGCCAGCAAAATGTTGTCAGAAATAGCTTTACTAGGAATAAAACCAGATTGAGCACAACTCACAACTTTCCCAATGACACTTTGCATTCTAGCAGTGAGAAttttggagataattttgtaAACAACTGAACAACAGGCTATTGGCCTAAAATCCTTCACACAGGAAGCATTCTGAATCTTAGGTACAAGAGTAACTGAAGTATTGTTCACTTGCTTCAGCATAACTCCAGTTCTGAAGAACTCTTTCACTGCCTCATATACATCTGCTTTTACAATCCCCCAAACTTTAAGGAAAAACAAGCTATTGAATCCATCAAGCCCAAGAGCTTTACTGGTGTCAATCCCTTTAATAGCTGCATCAATTTCTGCATCTGAGATAGGTTCCACCAACATTTCTGCATCAGCAACAGAAAGCTGTTTTCCTTTCCTAACAACCCCAACATCCACACCCGTCAAAGAACTTGCTGCAGTACCAATCAGTTTCTTGTAGAAAGAGCTAACTTCCTCCTGAATTTCCTGAGTAGTACTTAGTTTCTTCCCAGTATCATCATATAGAATATCAATGCTATTCTCAGATAATCTCTCCTTCAttacactaatttttttttttgagttggAATCTCCCACTTGCAACCACTGTATTCTTGCTTTCTGTCTATAAGCCCTCTCCTGGATGTGCAGAAACTTCTTGAGAGTCTCACTAAACTCCCTCTCACTTTGTTGCACAACAATATCAGTAGGGCAAGAGGCTAGCTGAGTCTGAATTTGGCTCAAATCAACCCTTAACTCCTCAATTCTCTGATCAAGCTTAGCAAAATCCTTATGATGAAGCTCCTTCAAACCTTGCTTTACTGCTTTCAGCTTAGTCCACACCTTCAGCATGACTCCTCTCCCTGGACAGGTAACACCCCATCCCTTTCTAACCACATCAAGAAACTGAGCATGGTCTGCCATATAGTTAAAGAATTTAAAAGGCCTACTACCACCTCCCATTTGAATGTTACAGGACATGACTAGAGGGGAGTGATCAGAAATCCCTGGAGGCATATAGTCCACCACAGCATCAACAAACTTAGAGTGCTAAAGAGCATTAGCAATAGCTCTATCTATTCTGGAGCTTATTCTCAAACTGCCTTGACCCTTATTGCTCCAAGAAAAGTAACTCCCACAACTTTTGAGCTCTGCCAAACCTGCAGAATCCATGCAACTATCAAAATCTTTAGTTTCTCCCTCAGTAACTGCATTGCCATTATCTCTATCATTAGCCAATAAAACTGCATTGAAATCACCCATGACTAGCCAAGGGCAAGAAACAGTACCACTAAAGTTGGTAATCTCTCTCCACATAGGTCTTCTAGCATCAACAGAGTGTAAGCCATACACAGCTGTAAACATAGCACTGAACAGGCCATTCTTTGTAGTAATAACACAGTGAATACAGAACTCAGTCTTGTATAGAAGTTGAACTGAAACTACAACATGTTTCCAGCCAATCCAAACCCTTCCCCTAGGAGAACACTCATAGTTCATAACCCACTTCCACCCACTCCCTATTTTCTTCTTAATTTTACTACTATTCTTCTCCTGTGAACTTCAGTTtctagcaaagctacaacactaATATTATTTTTAGCTAAAAACTTCTTTATTTCAACTACTTTAATGGGATCATTCAACCCCCTAACATTCCATGTACTGATATTCATGTTGGATCAGTTAAGAAATCAACTCCATCACCTCCAGCAACCAAGCTACCCCTACTCATGTGAACCTCAGCAAGCCCCACAGTCTGTGCTGGAGTTCTTTCATCTCTCCTTCTCCTTGAAACAACCCTCCACCCTTCATCATGAATTGGAGCAAGTGGAGTAAAAGGCCTATCATTGACTGACAACTCTCCATTCTCTCCAGGATTCTCTTGTGCATCAGGTTTATTAGATAGATCAGAAGTTTCTTTTGGTTCAGGAGCTGGTTGCACAACTTTAGGTTTCCacacctgtagacacctaaatcgtgtctcccctctgggatgatgacgataccattattctaactaggcggttggagcaactccgtgcgaaaatcccaattgctaagaacatctccaaaatacaagatccaaaatccaatccccgaggccgttcccctttcggaactcggtacaaaatacaatcttcaaaaaccaatttcaaaatccaagtaaaaTCTCATCTaatagaccatcccattggttttactaagacttttccactcaaaatcatataagggaagtcaaattcgggcgccgacccacaaaaccgagcaagccgggcctcgtcccgtaaaaccgaaattcaaaacccgaaacggcttgtttttagacgcaaaatcaagtcttaacccccaagaaaacactacgttccaatcatcgtactattcgtagaAGGTACAttaatacaagacaaatcaaggacggagcccgcgtccttgttttggcggcatccacgccacgtcaccagcgcccagcgctgccagctgcgtgctgcgctggcaatggctggggttttgcagccatttttcctataaacccccctaatttccagcattaagggaggcagattcaatatacaacgtcgtaatacaaaaattccgcctcaaattcaaatctaaaaatccttcaaaaacacatacaaacttcaagttctaagcaattgggagctctagaaggaattcttgcctaaacctaaataggtaattccgaatcccaccatattcaatcatgtttctttgattttcctatttgaaaaatgattagcaagttggcatttttactactaaaaatgtcacttgcaacaatcatacatcttttcaaaatccaaaattttgcaaaatacaaaaatgcaaactttcaagattcaaggatgttcaatcacttctttgaactagaatcactttcaagtatggagtaatcaaagatgacacctttttaactaTAAAAGGTtgagtcttttgagattcaagactccatttttcaaaatagaagttcaagttttcaaatttcaagatcccacaatgtttagaGTTGCTCATGAcgacttccctaaactaggatcctttcaaagtaagagcacatcaaagatataaccttttcaacattaaaaggctcgatctttgagattcaagtctcttaagcttcaatatttcaagtacaagttcaatatttcaagttcaagttcaatatttcaagattcaaactttcaagttcaagttctatatgcaaaatctaggacacttcgggatgagcaacttctcccaagttgagatttttggctttgaattcgtgtcgggcgcagtTATTTTTatggagccgcttggcgttcgaatctcatgtgcccaagtacaaatttcaatatcgcaatttcaattatgcacctttcaatattgcaatttcaattatgcacctttcaattccgcaatttcaatatcgcactttcaattccgcaatttcaatatcgcactttcaattccgcaatttcaatatcgcactttcaattccccATCTTTatttgcctagtccttctaggcaatgtggacctactccctagtccatctctagggggtcttgtatttactaattccgcacttatttactattgtgatgttgctttatttgctttattgctttcatcaccatacatgctaaatacaacaaaatgcaaggttacatcacgcttaacaaatataatttcttggacaaaccgatcttaggttcccttaaattaactttaaagcaaagtgaacaccatacaaagtagagattctatttgctctaaattcaaacccacatagta
This sequence is a window from Spinacia oleracea cultivar Varoflay chromosome 1, BTI_SOV_V1, whole genome shotgun sequence. Protein-coding genes within it:
- the LOC130464262 gene encoding uncharacterized protein, which encodes MNYECSPRGRVWIGWKHVVVSVQLLYKTEFCIHCVITTKNGLFSAMFTAVYGLHSVDARRPMWREITNFSGTVSCPWLVMGDFNAVLLANDRDNGNAVTEGETKDFDSCMDSAGISDHSPLVMSCNIQMGGGSRPFKFFNYMADHAQFLDVVRKGWGVTCPGRGVMLKVWTKLKAVKQGLKELHHKDFAKLDQRIEELRVDLSQIQTQLASCPTDIVVQQSEREFSETLKKFLHIQERAYRQKARIQWLQVGDSNSKKKISVMKERLSENSIDILYDDTGKKLSTTQEIQEEVSSFYKKLIGTAASSLTGVDVGVVRKGKQLSVADAEMLVEPISDAEIDAAIKGIDTSKALGLDGFNSLFFLKVWGIVKADVYEAVKEFFRTGVMLKQVNNTSVTLVPKIQNASCVKDFRPIACCSVVYKIISKILTARMQSVIGKVVSCAQSGFIPSKAISDNILLACELVKCYSRKYVSPRCMIKVDLKKAYDSLEWPFLKTMLSELGFPAKFVNWVMQCLYSVSYSILINGCPTKPIPAKKGLRQGDPISPYFTVNSIGVPQGTFPFKYLGVPLTTRKLSFADYKPLIDRTVARIKSWTSKFLSYAGRLQLVKSVLFGSRKAAVSWEQLCLPKSCGGWNLKDLTVWNKDAVLKNCWALAFKQDRLWGNGVDQFVQAGKFRIQKMYKFLHPVGDQVGWKRLICNSHASPKSTFIAWLAVQNRLATKDRLISWQLNIDGTCGLCQLENESLAHLFFSCPYAKDIWRQVFRDHVDPVKDVVSNIMFNVECRCQ